Genomic DNA from Shewanella woodyi ATCC 51908:
GCTTTATGGCCAAGGTTCAACTGGCGGTATCATCAATATGGTAACTAAACGACCAGAGGCCGAACAGCAAGGCGAGATCTGGGCTCAAGTCGGTAATTATGATCGTAAGCAGCTCGCAGGCGATGTAACGGGCTCACTCAATGATGATGAATCGGTTCAGTATCGATTAACCGGCTTGTACCGCGATAGTGAGACGCAAACGGATTATGTCGATAACAATAGTTACTTTATTGCGCCGGCAATAACTTGGTATGCGACAGATACCACCAAGCTGACACTGCTGGCTAATTTGCAAAAAAATGAGTCTGGCTCCAGCACACAGTTCTTCCCTCACGAAGGAACGATATTGCCAGCACCAAATGGCCAAATATCTAGCTCACGCTTTGTCAGTGAGCCTGGTTGGGATCAATATGATACCGAGCAAAAATCGGTGACTCTTTTGCTAGAGCAGGAACTGAATGACTATCTGTCACTCCACTGGACTAGCCGTTATGTTGACAGCAAAGCGACCTATCGCACCATGTTCGCTTGGCCGCCAAAGTTTCAAGATGATGGTCGCTCAATTTTGCGTAATGTTAGCATGAGTGATTCAAGTGCGCAGGCGCTAACATCTGATTTACGCTTGCAAGCTGAGTTTGATACTGGCTCTGTGGAGCATAATCTGACATTTGGTATCGATTACCAAGATGTCGATACCGACACCGACCGACTCTATATTCCAGGGGCGGGTGGTTTACTCGATCTTTACGATCCGAAATATGGTCTTAATTTAGCTTCACTGCCCACTGGAGCAGATATTCCAGATACGCCGGGTGAAAGCAATAATCAGTTGGGTATTTATCTGCAGGACTCAATTAAGTTTGGTAACTTTATTGTCAGCGGTGCACTTCGCCATGACAGGGTGGAATCGAGAACTACAAAAGATGGTAAGCAAGATCAAAGTGCGACAACGGGTCGTTTAGGTTTGATGTATAGCTTTGATTCAGGTATCGCCCCTTATGTGAGCTACGCCCAATCTTTTCAGCCTATTTATGGTTCAAATCAGGTTGGAACGCCATTTAAGCCCCAAGAAGGCGAGCAGTATGAGCTAGGGATAAAATACCAGCCCTCAGGCTCTGAACATCTATTTACTGCGGCTATTTTTGATATCACAGATAAAAATCGTAAACAGTCTGCGGGTCCTGATTTGACGCTTCAGCTGGGTGAAGTTCAGATCCAGGGGTTGGAGCTTGAAGCCCAACTTGAGTGGGATGAAATAGATGTCTACGCTAGCTATGCCTATACAGACTCAGAGAAGCACACCAATAAAGTGGGTGAAGTCGATGCTAAATTAGCTGCGATGCCGGAGCATATGCTCTCAACTTGGGTGACCTATCGTCCACAATCATTTTGGCATGGGTTTAAGGCGGGTTTGGGCTTTCGATATGTAGGTGAAACCTCAGATGGCAGTGTTGATGTCTTTATGCCCGATGGTACTCAGCTGCATAACGCGTTAAACACAGAGGCTTACCACCTGTTTGATATGATGCTTGGTTATGAGTTTAGCGATTTTGACTTGAGTTTGAATATTGATAACTTGGCTGATGAAACCGTTATTACCAGCTGTTTAGCCCGTGGTGATTGTTTCTACGGACAGCGTAGAACAATCACGGCCAATGTCAGATATAAGTTTTAATTTGATTATCTAAATCTGTTACTAGCCAATTAGAAAGTGGAACCTTAAGGTTCCATTTTTTTATCTGTACTTCTAATTAAACAACAAAGTGTTACTGGTTTTTCTCTGTTTTTTTGTTTAGGTTAAAAATATAATAATAGAGAGCAAGGAGCAGAGATTGCCATGAAAGAGAGTGAAGCACATCATCCCCTAACTGACTTTATCGAGTATGGTGAAGAGGAGATGCTCGCCAGAGCACAGATCCATTATCAAGAGGTTAAACGTCGCCACAGTATTCGTCAGTTTTCTGATAGAGCCGTTCCAGAGGCGATAATTGCCCAGTGTATCCAAACGGCAGCAACAGCTCCAAGTGGTGCCAATCATCAACCATGGCATTTTGTTGCCATAAGTGATCCTAAGGTAAAAGCGCAGATCCGTCATGAAGCCGAAGCTCTAGAGCGCTCTTTTTATGAGGGGCGAGCTGGTGAAGAGTGGCTTGATGCATTAAAGCCTTTGGGAACAGATGCCAATAAGTCGTATCTTGAACGTGCCCCTTGGTTGATTGCTGTTTTCTCACAAAAACGAGGGGGCATGGAAAATGATGAAAGCAAGACCAATTACTATGTCCATGAATCAGTGGGTATCGCAACAGGTTTTCTGCTACAAGCCTTGCACAATGCAGGTCTTGGCACTTTGACACATACGCCTAAGCCTATGTCTTTTTTGAGTAAGGTGTGTGGTCGAGATAACGATGTGGACCGTCCCTATATGTTGATTATCGCAGGTTACCCCGATGAAGGAGCATCCATTCCAGATCATGCCACCAAAAAGAAGTCATTGGATGATATCTGTACCTTTATCTAAGTTGGCTTATTTACGCCCTATATACGGCAGGAGTGAAGAGTGAATAAACAGAATCTGTTTGCATCTTTACCTGCCGATCTGACCCATGAGGTGTTTGAGCAAGTTGGCGGCAGTGACACTGTCTTAATCGAACGAATTGTCTCTAAGGCGCATGTGACCCCAAAAGGGCAGTGGTACGATCAAGACAGAAATGAGTGGGTGATGGTATTAAAAGGTGAGGCTAAACTGCAGTTTGAAGATGTTGAGCCTATTCACCTTAAGGTTGGCGACTATATTGATATACCTGCCCATTGCAAACATAGAGTTAGCTGGACGAGTGAAGAGACAGAAACTTTATGGCTAGCAATACATTACTGAACTTTCTTCAATGAGCCGCCACTGGCTCATTTTAGTTTAAACTGAATTTATATTCGCTAACCCCAATCGCACTCACTTTTTTGCTATAATATCCCACCAAAATTTACACATTAACTTTTTTGAGTGATTTTTATGAGCAAAGCTACCATCTTTACCCCTGACGATGTGTCGCATATATCAAACCGTTTAGAACTGCTTGCCCCAGCAAAAAATGCTGAGTTTGGTATGGAAGCGATTCTGCATGGTGCCGATGCGGTATACATTGGCGGGCCTGAATTTGGTGCACGCGCAACCGCGGGGAACAGTGTTGAGGATATTGCTCGGCTCTGTGCTTTCGCCCATAAATACCATGCTCAGGTTTTTGTCGCTATCAATACCATCTTGATGGATGACGAACTTGCTGGTGCTGAAAAGTTGATCTGGCAAGTGTACGAGGCGGGAGCGGACGCGCTTATTGTCCAAGATATGGGCGTGCTTCAGCTCGACCTTCCTCCTATTGCTCTGCATGCCAGTACTCAGATGGATAACCGCACTGCAGAGAAAGCGGTATTTTTAGAGCAGGTGGGCTTCTCTCAGGTGGTGCTCGCTCGTGAGCTGGGTTTAAGTCAGATCCGTGAAGTGGCAGCGCACACTAAGATGCAGCTTGAGTTCTTTATCCATGGTGCGCTCTGTGTGGCCTATTCAGGTTTGTGTAATTTAAGTCATGCCTTTAGTAATCGCAGTGCTAACCGAGGTGAGTGTTCTCAGATGTGTCGCTTGCCGGGTGAACTTAAGACCCGACAAGGTGAAGTGCTTGCCGAAAATGAG
This window encodes:
- a CDS encoding nitroreductase family protein; the encoded protein is MKESEAHHPLTDFIEYGEEEMLARAQIHYQEVKRRHSIRQFSDRAVPEAIIAQCIQTAATAPSGANHQPWHFVAISDPKVKAQIRHEAEALERSFYEGRAGEEWLDALKPLGTDANKSYLERAPWLIAVFSQKRGGMENDESKTNYYVHESVGIATGFLLQALHNAGLGTLTHTPKPMSFLSKVCGRDNDVDRPYMLIIAGYPDEGASIPDHATKKKSLDDICTFI
- a CDS encoding TonB-dependent siderophore receptor; translation: MDQSFKLRYPALFIALSVSLSGHALAEQGDEAEMEVITISGKGLISYVSASASKTDMPIIETPSSISVLTEKRITDLGAENVQDAIGYVAGVYNGPYGVDTRGDWAQIRGVSPLQYQDGLQMMFGNYNNVRTNPYMLQQIEILKGPSSVLYGQGSTGGIINMVTKRPEAEQQGEIWAQVGNYDRKQLAGDVTGSLNDDESVQYRLTGLYRDSETQTDYVDNNSYFIAPAITWYATDTTKLTLLANLQKNESGSSTQFFPHEGTILPAPNGQISSSRFVSEPGWDQYDTEQKSVTLLLEQELNDYLSLHWTSRYVDSKATYRTMFAWPPKFQDDGRSILRNVSMSDSSAQALTSDLRLQAEFDTGSVEHNLTFGIDYQDVDTDTDRLYIPGAGGLLDLYDPKYGLNLASLPTGADIPDTPGESNNQLGIYLQDSIKFGNFIVSGALRHDRVESRTTKDGKQDQSATTGRLGLMYSFDSGIAPYVSYAQSFQPIYGSNQVGTPFKPQEGEQYELGIKYQPSGSEHLFTAAIFDITDKNRKQSAGPDLTLQLGEVQIQGLELEAQLEWDEIDVYASYAYTDSEKHTNKVGEVDAKLAAMPEHMLSTWVTYRPQSFWHGFKAGLGFRYVGETSDGSVDVFMPDGTQLHNALNTEAYHLFDMMLGYEFSDFDLSLNIDNLADETVITSCLARGDCFYGQRRTITANVRYKF
- a CDS encoding cupin domain-containing protein: MNKQNLFASLPADLTHEVFEQVGGSDTVLIERIVSKAHVTPKGQWYDQDRNEWVMVLKGEAKLQFEDVEPIHLKVGDYIDIPAHCKHRVSWTSEETETLWLAIHY